In Leptodesmis sichuanensis A121, the following are encoded in one genomic region:
- a CDS encoding chemotaxis protein CheW — protein sequence MDTATLTLLPDQPPKPLGDPFLRFHITPTTEGLLPMLQVQEVLALPAQRLTPMPNMPACLLGLINRRSRAMWVVDLSQVLNLAGFDASRRQHDLIIIRVETIALALAVHQIQGVCWLSAESIQAPPGHVPPSLQAYLRGCAIQEQNIGLVLNAAAIVQSSKLRSP from the coding sequence ATGGATACCGCCACCCTCACCTTACTCCCCGATCAACCACCAAAACCACTGGGAGATCCCTTTCTCCGGTTCCACATTACGCCAACCACTGAGGGCTTACTGCCGATGCTGCAGGTACAGGAAGTCCTGGCCCTACCTGCTCAGCGACTCACCCCCATGCCTAATATGCCCGCTTGCCTGTTGGGGCTGATTAACCGCCGGAGTCGCGCCATGTGGGTCGTTGATCTGTCACAAGTTCTCAACTTAGCTGGATTTGATGCCAGTCGTCGGCAGCACGATCTGATCATCATCCGTGTAGAGACGATCGCCCTGGCTCTGGCTGTTCATCAAATTCAGGGGGTGTGTTGGCTCTCAGCAGAAAGCATTCAGGCTCCCCCTGGTCATGTTCCTCCCAGTTTGCAGGCTTATTTACGGGGCTGTGCAATTCAAGAGCAAAATATAGGGCTAGTTCTGAATGCCGCCGCGATCGTCCAATCTTCCAAATTACGCAGTCC